In Primulina huaijiensis isolate GDHJ02 chromosome 16, ASM1229523v2, whole genome shotgun sequence, a single genomic region encodes these proteins:
- the LOC140961516 gene encoding pentatricopeptide repeat-containing protein At4g14850-like isoform X2, translating into MASLPSVLVGNTMKLDPDFKKHSSPSTPFGKHSTKDLEKDFDASSTEFRELISLVKEGYVKLESSSYVPLLQNCIDKSYVSAAESVHAHIIKTGFYQEMFLVTFLINVYAKCGRMESAQKVFDDLPKRNVVSWTSLMSGYTHNQQPLLAVGAFKKMLETGGYPTAYTLGIVLNACSYLSDIDLGKQIHGYSIKYRIEGDSSTGNALCSLYAKCGSLSMAIKAFNSIEEKNVISWTAIVSACGDNGDSAMGVDMFAQMIDEGVEPNEITLTSVLSLCCTMQALGMGSQVHSMSIKLGYESDLHVRNSIMYLYLKNGCISEAKKVFDGINKVNLVTWNAMIAGHAKMTSLAEDGLSASFWGTEALKIFGRMNKSGMKPDMYTLSSVLTVCGSLVALEQGEQVHAQSVKKGFLSDVVLGTALVNMYNKCGSINGATKAFVEMPKRTLISWTSMITTFAQHARSQQALHLFEDMRFVGAKPNKITFVGVLSACSQAGMVDEALAYYDMMRNEYKINPVMDHHACLIDMFLRLGRIEEAFDFIKQNNLTPNEFLWSILIAGCRSQGKPELGFYAAEQLLELKPRDSETCHLLLNLYISAGRWKDVSRLRKMMREEKVEKLNDWSWITIRNKVYSFKNGGKKSRSNDVTNLLDDLLDRAKPLGYEVDTNPQMVDEETEETTVQPSHHSEKLAVAFGLLNTSNATQIRVVKNISMCRNCHDFVKVVSRLTSRTIIIRDSKRLHRFFDGECCCGDFGGLV; encoded by the exons ATGGCTTCCCTGCCTTCAGTTTTGGTTGGCAACACTATGAAACTGGACCCAGATTTCAAGAAACACTCTTCTCCTTCCACTCCATTTGGAAAG CACAGCACGAAAGACTTGGAAAAGGATTTTGATGCATCGAGTACTGAGTTCAGAGAATTAATTTCATTGGTTAAAGAAGGTTACGTGAAGCTTGAGTCATCTTCCTATGTCCCGTTGTTGCAAAATTGTATAGACAAGAGTTATGTTTCAGCAGCTGAGTCTGTCCATGCCCACATAATAAAAACTGGGTTTTACCAAGAAATGTTCCTCGTTACATTTCTTATAAACGTGTACGCAAAATGCGGGAGGATGGAAAGTGCGCAAAAGGTGTTCGATGACTTGCCGAAAAGGAATGTTGTGTCTTGGACTTCATTGATGTCCGGATATACTCATAATCAACAGCCTCTGCTCGCTGTTGGTGCTTTCAAGAAAATGTTGGAGACTGGAGGGTATCCAACTGCCTATACTTTAGGAATTGTTTTGAATGCTTGCTCGTATTTGTCTGATATTGATTTGGGGAAGCAGATTCATGGGTATAGCATAAAGTATCGAATTGAGGGTGATTCGAGTACCGGGAATGCACTGTGTAGCTTGTATGCCAAATGTGGTAGTTTGTCTATGGCGATCAAGGCGTTTAATTCGATCGAGGAAAAGAATGTGATTTCTTGGACTGCCATTGTATCTGCTTGTGGGGACAATGGCGATTCGGCTATGGGAGTTGATATGTTTGCTCAGATGATTGATGAGGGTGTGGAGCCTAACGAGATCACGTTGACCAGCGTATTGAGTTTGTGCTGCACGATGCAGGCTTTGGGCATGGGATCTCAGGTTCATTCAATGAGTATTAAACTTGGATATGAATCTGATTTACACGTTAGGAATTCGATTATGTATTTGTACTTAAAAAATGGCTGCATCAGTGAGGCAAAGAAAGTATTTGATGGAATTAACAAAGTTAACCTAGTCACATGGAATGCCATGATTGCCGGTCACGCAAAAATGACTAGTCTAGCGGAGGATGGCCTTTCAGCCTCCTTCTGGGGAACCGAAGCCCTTAAAATTTTTGGTAGAATGAACAAATCTGGCATGAAACCTGATATGTATACTCTCTCGAGTGTATTAACTGTATGTGGCAGTTTGGTGGCATTGGAGCAAGGTGAACAAGTTCACGCTCAATCGGTAAAAAAAGGATTTTTGTCAGATGTGGTCTTGGGAACGGCCCTAGTTAACATGTATAACAAATGTGGAAGCATTAATGGAGCAACTAAAGCTTTTGTGGAGATGCCGAAAAGAACTTTAATTTCTTGGACATCCATGATCACAACATTTGCACAACATGCACGGTCACAACAGGCGTTGCACCTTTTCGAGGACATGAGATTTGTTGGAGCTAAGCCAAACAAAATCACTTTCGTTGGCGTTCTCTCTGCCTGTAGCCAAGCTGGAATGGTTGACGAGGCGTTAGCCTATTATGATATGATGAGAAATGAGTATAAAATAAACCCTGTGATGGACCATCATGCATGTCTGATTGATATGTTTCTTAGGTTAGGTCGTATTGAAGAAGCATTTGATTTTATCAAGCAAAACAATCTAACTCCCAATGAGTTTCTATGGTCGATTTTGATAGCAGGTTGCAGAAGTCAAGGGAAACCCGAACTGGGCTTTTATGCTGCTGAACAATTACTTGAACTGAAACCAAGAGATTCAGAGACGTGTCACTTACTGTTAAATCTATACATATCAGCAGGCCGATGGAAGGATGTGTCTAGGTTGAGAAAGATGATGAGAGAGGAAAAGGTTGAGAAACTAAATGATTGGAGCTGGATTACCATTCGAAACAAGGTTTACTCGTTCAAGAATGGTGGTAAAAAAAGTCGATCCAATGATGTAACAAACCTTTTGGATGACTTGCTCGATAGAGCAAAACCTCTAGGATACGAGGTGGATACAAATCCACAAATGGTAGACGAAGAAACCGAAGAAACCACGGTCCAGCCCTCTCATCACAGTGAAAAGTTGGCTGTTGCCTTTGGATTGCTCAACACATCAAATGCAACACAAATTCGAGTTGTTAAGAATATTAGCATGTGTAGGAACTGCCACGATTTTGTAAAAGTCGTCTCAAGATTGACGTCCCGGACTATTATTATTCGAGATAGCAAACGACTTCACAGATTTTTTGATGGAGAGTGTTGTTGTGGAGATTTTGGCGGTCTTGTTTGA
- the LOC140961516 gene encoding pentatricopeptide repeat-containing protein At4g14850-like isoform X1 — MASLPSVLVGNTMKLDPDFKKHSSPSTPFGKKQHSTKDLEKDFDASSTEFRELISLVKEGYVKLESSSYVPLLQNCIDKSYVSAAESVHAHIIKTGFYQEMFLVTFLINVYAKCGRMESAQKVFDDLPKRNVVSWTSLMSGYTHNQQPLLAVGAFKKMLETGGYPTAYTLGIVLNACSYLSDIDLGKQIHGYSIKYRIEGDSSTGNALCSLYAKCGSLSMAIKAFNSIEEKNVISWTAIVSACGDNGDSAMGVDMFAQMIDEGVEPNEITLTSVLSLCCTMQALGMGSQVHSMSIKLGYESDLHVRNSIMYLYLKNGCISEAKKVFDGINKVNLVTWNAMIAGHAKMTSLAEDGLSASFWGTEALKIFGRMNKSGMKPDMYTLSSVLTVCGSLVALEQGEQVHAQSVKKGFLSDVVLGTALVNMYNKCGSINGATKAFVEMPKRTLISWTSMITTFAQHARSQQALHLFEDMRFVGAKPNKITFVGVLSACSQAGMVDEALAYYDMMRNEYKINPVMDHHACLIDMFLRLGRIEEAFDFIKQNNLTPNEFLWSILIAGCRSQGKPELGFYAAEQLLELKPRDSETCHLLLNLYISAGRWKDVSRLRKMMREEKVEKLNDWSWITIRNKVYSFKNGGKKSRSNDVTNLLDDLLDRAKPLGYEVDTNPQMVDEETEETTVQPSHHSEKLAVAFGLLNTSNATQIRVVKNISMCRNCHDFVKVVSRLTSRTIIIRDSKRLHRFFDGECCCGDFGGLV; from the exons ATGGCTTCCCTGCCTTCAGTTTTGGTTGGCAACACTATGAAACTGGACCCAGATTTCAAGAAACACTCTTCTCCTTCCACTCCATTTGGAAAG AAACAGCACAGCACGAAAGACTTGGAAAAGGATTTTGATGCATCGAGTACTGAGTTCAGAGAATTAATTTCATTGGTTAAAGAAGGTTACGTGAAGCTTGAGTCATCTTCCTATGTCCCGTTGTTGCAAAATTGTATAGACAAGAGTTATGTTTCAGCAGCTGAGTCTGTCCATGCCCACATAATAAAAACTGGGTTTTACCAAGAAATGTTCCTCGTTACATTTCTTATAAACGTGTACGCAAAATGCGGGAGGATGGAAAGTGCGCAAAAGGTGTTCGATGACTTGCCGAAAAGGAATGTTGTGTCTTGGACTTCATTGATGTCCGGATATACTCATAATCAACAGCCTCTGCTCGCTGTTGGTGCTTTCAAGAAAATGTTGGAGACTGGAGGGTATCCAACTGCCTATACTTTAGGAATTGTTTTGAATGCTTGCTCGTATTTGTCTGATATTGATTTGGGGAAGCAGATTCATGGGTATAGCATAAAGTATCGAATTGAGGGTGATTCGAGTACCGGGAATGCACTGTGTAGCTTGTATGCCAAATGTGGTAGTTTGTCTATGGCGATCAAGGCGTTTAATTCGATCGAGGAAAAGAATGTGATTTCTTGGACTGCCATTGTATCTGCTTGTGGGGACAATGGCGATTCGGCTATGGGAGTTGATATGTTTGCTCAGATGATTGATGAGGGTGTGGAGCCTAACGAGATCACGTTGACCAGCGTATTGAGTTTGTGCTGCACGATGCAGGCTTTGGGCATGGGATCTCAGGTTCATTCAATGAGTATTAAACTTGGATATGAATCTGATTTACACGTTAGGAATTCGATTATGTATTTGTACTTAAAAAATGGCTGCATCAGTGAGGCAAAGAAAGTATTTGATGGAATTAACAAAGTTAACCTAGTCACATGGAATGCCATGATTGCCGGTCACGCAAAAATGACTAGTCTAGCGGAGGATGGCCTTTCAGCCTCCTTCTGGGGAACCGAAGCCCTTAAAATTTTTGGTAGAATGAACAAATCTGGCATGAAACCTGATATGTATACTCTCTCGAGTGTATTAACTGTATGTGGCAGTTTGGTGGCATTGGAGCAAGGTGAACAAGTTCACGCTCAATCGGTAAAAAAAGGATTTTTGTCAGATGTGGTCTTGGGAACGGCCCTAGTTAACATGTATAACAAATGTGGAAGCATTAATGGAGCAACTAAAGCTTTTGTGGAGATGCCGAAAAGAACTTTAATTTCTTGGACATCCATGATCACAACATTTGCACAACATGCACGGTCACAACAGGCGTTGCACCTTTTCGAGGACATGAGATTTGTTGGAGCTAAGCCAAACAAAATCACTTTCGTTGGCGTTCTCTCTGCCTGTAGCCAAGCTGGAATGGTTGACGAGGCGTTAGCCTATTATGATATGATGAGAAATGAGTATAAAATAAACCCTGTGATGGACCATCATGCATGTCTGATTGATATGTTTCTTAGGTTAGGTCGTATTGAAGAAGCATTTGATTTTATCAAGCAAAACAATCTAACTCCCAATGAGTTTCTATGGTCGATTTTGATAGCAGGTTGCAGAAGTCAAGGGAAACCCGAACTGGGCTTTTATGCTGCTGAACAATTACTTGAACTGAAACCAAGAGATTCAGAGACGTGTCACTTACTGTTAAATCTATACATATCAGCAGGCCGATGGAAGGATGTGTCTAGGTTGAGAAAGATGATGAGAGAGGAAAAGGTTGAGAAACTAAATGATTGGAGCTGGATTACCATTCGAAACAAGGTTTACTCGTTCAAGAATGGTGGTAAAAAAAGTCGATCCAATGATGTAACAAACCTTTTGGATGACTTGCTCGATAGAGCAAAACCTCTAGGATACGAGGTGGATACAAATCCACAAATGGTAGACGAAGAAACCGAAGAAACCACGGTCCAGCCCTCTCATCACAGTGAAAAGTTGGCTGTTGCCTTTGGATTGCTCAACACATCAAATGCAACACAAATTCGAGTTGTTAAGAATATTAGCATGTGTAGGAACTGCCACGATTTTGTAAAAGTCGTCTCAAGATTGACGTCCCGGACTATTATTATTCGAGATAGCAAACGACTTCACAGATTTTTTGATGGAGAGTGTTGTTGTGGAGATTTTGGCGGTCTTGTTTGA
- the LOC140961486 gene encoding uncharacterized protein, producing the protein MGNFKQVLKSLDAFPRAEEHLLQKTKSGALVSIVGLVIMATLFLHELTFYLSTDTVHEMAVDLKRGETLPIHINMTFPSLPCDVLSVDAIDMSGKHEVDLDTNIWKLRLNHDGQIIGSEYLSDLVEKEHASHGHDDDKDHHEESDHKVKPHSLDEDADKLIKKVKHAISVGEGCRVYGVLDVQRVAGNFHISVHGLNIFVAQMIFEGASHVNVSHMIHDLSFGPKYPGIHNPLDDTVRILHAASGTFKYYIKIVPTEYKYLSKKVLSTNQFSVTEYFSPITEVDKMWPAVYFLYDLSPITVTIREERRSFLHFVTRLCAVLGGTFALTGLLDKCMYRFMESLTKQNARSSLQ; encoded by the exons ATGGGTAATTTTAAACAAGTACTGAAAAGTCTTGATGCATTTCCTCGCGCTGAAGAACATTTGCTACAGAAGACGAAATCTGGGGCCCTCG TTTCCATTGTTGGACTAGTCATCATGGCTACATTGTTCTTGCATGAGTTGACATTTTATCTTTCAACGGATACAGTGCATGAG ATGGCTGTTGACTTAAAACGTGGAGAAACACTTCCGATCCACATTAATATGACATTCCCATCTCTGCCTTGTGATG TTCTAAGTGTTGACGCTATCGATATGTCGGGGAAGCACGAAGTCGATCTTGACACAAATATATGGAAG ctTCGCTTGAATCATGATGGCCAAATTATTGGCTCAGAGTATCTGTCAGACCTTGTGGAGAAGGAACATGCATCTCACGGGCATG ATGACGATAAAGATCACCATGAAGAATCTGACCACAAAGTTAAACCCCACAGTCTCGACGAAGATGCTGATAAGTTAATTAAAAAGGTGAAGCACGCTATATCTGTTGGCGAAGGTTGTCGG GTATACGGGGTTTTAGATGTGCAAAGGGTTGCTGGGAACTTCCATATCTCTGTGCACGGATTGAATATTTTTGTTGCACAGATG ATTTTTGAAGGTGCTTCCCATGTCAATGTGAGTcatatgattcatgatttgtCTTTTGGGCCCAAATATCCTGGTATACACAACCCACTTGATGATACAGTACGAATTTTGCACGCAGCAAGTGGAACATTCAAGTACTATATAAAG ATTGTTCCAACTGAATACAAGTATCTCTCAAAGAAAGTTTTGTCCACAAATCAATTCTCTGTCACCGAGTACTTTTCTCCTATTACTGAGGTCGATAAGATGTGGCCTG CTGTTTACTTTTTGTATGACTTGTCGCCAATTACCGTGACAATTAGGGAAGAACGCCGTAGTTTTCTGCATTTTGTTACACGTCTTTGTGCTGTGCTGGGTGGTACATTTGCCTTGACAG GATTGCTGGATAAGTGTATGTACAGGTTCATGGAATCATTGACAAAACAAAACGCTCGAAGTAGTTTACAATGA
- the LOC140961733 gene encoding serine hydroxymethyltransferase 2, mitochondrial-like — MAAAAMALRRLSSIKPLRPLSNTSFRCYMSTLSNQAVAEKQSPRVTWTKQLNAPLEEVDPEIADIIELEKARQWKGLELIPSENFTSLSVMQAVGSVMTNKYSEGYPGARYYGGNEYIDMAETLCQKRALEAFQLDPEKWGVNVQSLSGSPSNFQVYTALLKPHERIMALDLPHGGHLSHGYQTDTKKISAVSIFFETMPYRLDESTGYIDYDQLEKSAVLFRPKLIVAGASAYARLYDYARIRKVCDKQKAILLADMAHISGLVAGGVIPSPFEYADVVTTTTHKSLRGPRGAMIFFRKGVKETNKQGQEVMYDYGDKINQAVFPGLQGGPHNHTITALAVALRQAMTPEYRAYQEQVLGNCSKFAETLLEKGYELVSGGTDNHLVLVNLRHKGIDGSRVEKVLEAVHIAANKNTVPGDVSAMVPGGIRMGTPALTSRGFIEEDFVKVAEFFDAAVKLALKIKADTNGTKLKDFVTSMQSDPHQSSIRKLCLEVEDYAKQFPTIGFEKETMKYKE; from the exons ATGGCAGCTGCGGCGATGGCACTCAGAAGGCTCTCCTCCATCAAGCCCCTGCGTCCGCTCTCCAACACCTCGTTTCGTTGTTACATG TCGACTTTGTCGAATCAGGCTGTGGCAGAGAAGCAGAGTCCCCGTGTTACC TGGACAAAACAATTGAATGCGCCTCTGGAAGAGGTGGATCCAGAGATTGCTGACATTATTGAGCTAGAGAAGGCTAGGCAATGGAAG GGACTGGAACTTATTCCATCTGAGAACTTTACATCATTGTCGGTTATGCAAGCTGTTGGATCTGTTATGACTAACAAATACAGTGAAGGGTATCCTGGAGCCAGATATTATGGAGGAAATGA gtACATTGACATGGCAGAGACTTTATGCCAGAAGCGTGCCTTAGAAGCTTTTCAGTTGGATCCTGAAAAATGGGGAG TGAATGTACAGTCACTTTCTGGGTCGCCTTCCAATTTTCAAGTTTATACCGCTTTACTGAAACCTCATGAAAGAATCATGGCACTTGATCTTCCACATGGTGGTCATTTGTCACATGGTTATCAG ACTGACACAAAGAAAATAAGTGCCGTGTCTATATTTTTTGAGACAATGCCCTACAGACTGGATGAAAGCACAGGCTATATTGACTATGACCAG CTGGAAAAAAGTGCAGTGCTTTTCAGGCCTAAATTGATTGTTGCTGGTGCAAGTGCTTATGCTCGTCTCTATGATTATGCCCGGATTCGTAAG GTCTGTGACAAGCAAAAGGCAATCTTGTTGGCTGACATGGCACATATTAGTGGACTGGTTGCTGGTGGGGTCATCCCATCACCATTTGAGTACGCTGACGTAGTTACAACTACAACACATAAATCCTTGCGCGGGCCACGTGGAGCAATGATCTTCTTTAGGAAAGGAGTGAAAGAGACAAACAAACAAGGACAAGAA GTGATGTATGACTATGGGGACAAAATCAATCAAGCTGTGTTTCCCGGACTTCAAGGAGGACCTCACAATCACACTATAACTGCCTTAGCGGTTGCACTAAGACAG GCCATGACACCAGAATACAGAGCATATCAGGAGCAGGTTCTTGGTAATTGCTCAAAGTTTGCAGAG ACTTTGTTAGAGAAAGGCTATGAGCTTGTATCTGGTGGAACTGATAATCATCTCGTCTTGGTGAATTTGAGACACAAG GGTATTGATGGATCACGAGTGGAAAAGGTTTTGGAGGCTGTACATATAGCAGCCAATAAAAATACTGTACCTGGAGATGTGTCTGCCATGGTACCTGGAGGGATTCGTATGG GAACTCCTGCTCTAACGTCAAGGGGATTCATTGAAGAAGACTTTGTAAAAGTTGCAGAGTTCTTTGATGCTGCTGTAAAGTTAGCCCTCAAGATTAAGGCTGATACAAATG GAACGAAGTTAAAGGATTTTGTGACGTCTATGCAGTCCGATCCTCATCAATCTTCAATCAGAAAGCTGTGTCTGGAAGTTGAAGATTATGCGAAACAATTCCCTACAATTGGTTTTGAGAAAGAGACAATGAAATACAAGGAGTGA